The following nucleotide sequence is from Streptobacillus felis.
ATAATTACATTGTGGAATTCATCTTGATATACTTCTAAATTTCTATCTTTAGCAAAATTTACCAACCAATCACTAATTTGTTTTTCTTTACCAGACCCTCTAGGTATTTCTGATATTTGTTCAAAAAATCCAAAAACTGATTCAGGATATAATCCTTTTGTAACTTTATTTTCCATAATAAATACTCCCTTACTTAATATATTTTCTACAAAAATTATACCACAGTTTATACACTTTTACAAATAAAAAAAGCCTATTTTACTAGACTTTCATACTACATTTCTTTTTCATTTACTTTTATTGTAACATTATCTTTATTTTTATTAGCTATAGAACCTATTAAATTTCTCAAACTAGTAATTATTTTCCCATTTTTACCTATAATTTTCCCAATTTCAGATTTATTTGCTAATATGTCAACATAATAAGTTTTTTCTTTTGCTTGTATAGATATTTCATATTTTTCTCTTGAGCCTGTTAAGTTTTCAAGCCAAAAATTTATTAACTCTAAATAATAATCTTGCATTATAGTTCTCCTTCCCATACTCTTTCTTCAAGAACATCTATTTTTATACCGTGTTTTTTAAATTTTTCTATTAATAAATTAACGTCATTAATAAAGTATGTATTTGTTAATAATTTTATTAACCCTTCCTTCCTATCTAAGGTTCTTATTATACCTAAGCCTTCATATGCTTCTACAACTTTATTTATAAAATCTATATTATATTTATCTGTACTAATAATATATTCATAACTTTGCATTTTTATTCCTTTTCTAGTATATCTATTAATTTAATAAAATCTTCTATAGATAATTCCTCTGCTCTTGAGTTCTTATTTCTACCTATTTTTTCTAAAGATAATTCAACTTTTTCTTTAGATATACCTATCAATTTTAAATTATTCGCAATATTTTTTCTTTTTGAAACAAAACTAGCCTTAACATATTTCAAATAAATATCAAAATCTATTTTTTTTGAGTATTTACCTTCTTTGTCTATACTAATTTTTATAAAAGCTGAATCAACTTTAGGGATAGGATCAAAGAATTCCTTCTCCACTGTAAATAAATAATCTACTTTAGAGTGGAAACCTACAACATGAGTAAAAAGTCCTCTATTACTAGTATTTTTTTCAAAATTTAATCTCTCGCCAACTTCTTTTTGAACCATTAGATATATATCTTTAATGTATTCCTTATACTCTAATAACTTATTTATTATAGGAGCTGTAATATAGTATGGTATATTTGCAATAACTCTATATTCCTTACCCTTTTCCATAATTTCATCTAAATTATACTCTAAAAAATCTACATGTATTAATTCTAAATTATCAAAAGATGCAAATTTTTTCTTTAATACAGGTATTAAATCATTATCAATTTCAAAAGATTTAAGTTTTGCACCAGATTCTAATATCATAGAAGTTAAAAAACCTATACCTGGACCTATCTCTATAATATTATCATCTTTAGATATTTTTGTTATTTCCTTAATTTTTTCTAGAAGTATACTATCATCTAAAAAATTTTGTCCAAATTTCTTTTTATGTTTATGTTCTGGGTTATTTTTTTTCTTTTTCATATTTCTCTAAATCCATTACACCTATATAAGGTATATTTCTATATTCTTGTATAAAATCTAATCCATAACCTAAAACAAATTCATTAGGTATCTCAAAACCAGTATATTGTATACTTATATCTGCTTCTCTCTTAGTAACTTTATCTAATAAAGTGCAAAGTATTACATTTTTAGGTCCTCTTTTACCAATAAGTTGTAATATTTTTTTAAGTGTTAATCCTGAATCTATAATATCTTCTACTATCAACACATTTTTACCTCTAACTGAGTAATCTAAATCTTTAATTATTTTTACATCTCTTGTAGTTTCAAATCCATCACCATAACTAGATACTTCCATAAAATCTATTTTTAAAGGTAATTTTATTTCTCTAATTAAATCTGCCATAAATAGTATTGATCCCTTTAATATACCTACAACAATAAATTCTGCATCATCGTCTTTAAAATCATTAGTTATTTGTTCTCCTAATTCCTTGACTCTAGCCTTAAGTTGTTCTTCTGTTATTATTTGTCTTACAATTCCTGCTTCCCAATCTTTCATGACATTTTCCTCTCTCATATTATTTTTTTTATTCTAACATATAAAAACTAATAAAATCAAGTATTATTTTAATTTGTCTTCAAGAAAAACTTTTACAGTAGACCAATATTTATCTTTGTATAAATAATGAGCTTGTACATGTTTAGCATCCTCAAAAATTACAATTTCTTTTTCAGAATTTAATAAATCGTATATTTTTTTTGAATTATCTAATGGTACAAAGCCATCTTCGGAACCATGT
It contains:
- a CDS encoding KH domain-containing protein yields the protein MQDYYLELINFWLENLTGSREKYEISIQAKEKTYYVDILANKSEIGKIIGKNGKIITSLRNLIGSIANKNKDNVTIKVNEKEM
- a CDS encoding DUF4911 domain-containing protein, which gives rise to MQSYEYIISTDKYNIDFINKVVEAYEGLGIIRTLDRKEGLIKLLTNTYFINDVNLLIEKFKKHGIKIDVLEERVWEGEL
- the rsmA gene encoding 16S rRNA (adenine(1518)-N(6)/adenine(1519)-N(6))-dimethyltransferase RsmA is translated as MKKKKNNPEHKHKKKFGQNFLDDSILLEKIKEITKISKDDNIIEIGPGIGFLTSMILESGAKLKSFEIDNDLIPVLKKKFASFDNLELIHVDFLEYNLDEIMEKGKEYRVIANIPYYITAPIINKLLEYKEYIKDIYLMVQKEVGERLNFEKNTSNRGLFTHVVGFHSKVDYLFTVEKEFFDPIPKVDSAFIKISIDKEGKYSKKIDFDIYLKYVKASFVSKRKNIANNLKLIGISKEKVELSLEKIGRNKNSRAEELSIEDFIKLIDILEKE
- the hpt gene encoding hypoxanthine phosphoribosyltransferase: MKDWEAGIVRQIITEEQLKARVKELGEQITNDFKDDDAEFIVVGILKGSILFMADLIREIKLPLKIDFMEVSSYGDGFETTRDVKIIKDLDYSVRGKNVLIVEDIIDSGLTLKKILQLIGKRGPKNVILCTLLDKVTKREADISIQYTGFEIPNEFVLGYGLDFIQEYRNIPYIGVMDLEKYEKEKK